The Exiguobacterium mexicanum genome includes a window with the following:
- a CDS encoding lipoate--protein ligase — MKFIFNPDIRDPKLNLAVEEYILKHLNVEHEDYFLFYINGPSIIIGKNQNTSEEVNLKYIEENGIDVVRRLSGGGAVYHDEGNLNFSFITKDDGNSFNNYKKFTQPIVDALKQLGVEAELTGRNDIQVGERKISGNAQFTTRGRMFSHGTLMFNSNIEEVVNSLNVSEEKMRSKGIKSVRSRVANITEFLEEEMAMERFVEALLHSIYDGQEPERYVLRDEDWEIVQDISKERYANWDWNFGKSPKFDVESKRRFPIGTIDVRLNVNKGTITEAKIYGDFFGVGDIQDVEQVLVGTRFERGAIREQLSQLDVKHYFGNVELEELVDLIS, encoded by the coding sequence GTGAAATTTATTTTCAACCCGGACATCCGGGACCCAAAACTCAACTTGGCGGTCGAGGAGTACATCCTCAAACATTTGAACGTCGAGCATGAGGATTATTTCTTGTTCTATATTAACGGCCCGTCAATCATCATCGGTAAGAACCAAAACACGTCAGAAGAAGTCAACTTGAAGTATATCGAAGAGAACGGGATCGACGTCGTCCGTCGTCTCTCAGGCGGCGGGGCCGTCTATCACGACGAAGGGAACTTGAACTTCAGCTTCATCACAAAAGATGACGGTAACTCGTTCAATAACTATAAGAAGTTTACGCAACCGATCGTGGATGCCTTGAAACAGCTCGGCGTCGAGGCGGAATTGACGGGACGTAACGATATCCAAGTCGGCGAACGCAAAATCAGCGGTAACGCCCAGTTCACGACGCGCGGCCGCATGTTCAGCCACGGGACGCTCATGTTCAACTCGAACATCGAGGAAGTCGTCAACTCGCTCAACGTTTCGGAAGAGAAGATGCGCTCGAAAGGAATCAAGTCGGTCCGGAGCCGTGTCGCCAACATCACCGAGTTTTTAGAAGAAGAGATGGCGATGGAGCGCTTCGTCGAGGCACTCCTTCACTCAATCTATGACGGGCAAGAACCCGAGCGTTACGTGCTTCGCGATGAGGACTGGGAGATCGTTCAGGACATCTCGAAAGAACGCTACGCGAACTGGGATTGGAACTTTGGGAAATCGCCGAAGTTTGATGTCGAGTCGAAACGTCGTTTCCCGATCGGCACGATTGATGTCCGCTTGAACGTCAACAAAGGGACGATTACGGAAGCAAAAATTTACGGCGACTTCTTCGGCGTCGGTGATATCCAGGATGTTGAACAAGTGCTCGTCGGGACGCGCTTCGAACGCGGCGCGATTCGGGAACAATTGTCACAGCTTGACGTCAAACATTACTTTGGCAACGTCGAGCTCGAAGAACTCGTCGATCTCATTAGCTGA